The Streptomyces uncialis genomic interval ACCGTCCGGCACCGTGCCGTCCTTCTCCACCGTGTCCGTGGCCTTCGCCGCGTCCGGGGTCTTCGTCATACGGTCGGCGTCGCTCTTCGCGGCGGTTTCGGGGGCGGCCCCGGCGGCACCGGGTCCCGCTTCGGTGCCCGTGGCCGCGCTGTCGGCGCCCGCGGCGGCGTTGTCTTCAGTCCTCGTACCCATCCGGGCACCGTACGGACGCCGTCTGAGAGGTTCCTTAACGACGCCCGGGACGGCCTCGGGATTCACGCCTGACGGGTACCCCATTCGGGTGCCAGGACGGACCACATCTCCATGTCGTGGCGTACGTCCCGGTACGGATAGCTCTCGCGCAGCACCCCTTCGCGGCGCATTCCGAGCCGTTCCGCGACCCGCAGGCTGGGCTTGTTGGCGGAGGAGGCGACCCATTCGACACGGTGCATGCCGCGGTCGTGGAAGGCCCAGTCGATGAGGACCCGGGCGCCCCGGGTGACCAGACCGCGACCGGCGGCGTCGGGTTCGAGCCAGCAGCCGAGCTCGCAGTTGCCGGTCCCCGCGTCGAAGAGGCGGAAGAGCAGACCCCCGACGAGGGTGCCGTCCAGCCACAGGCCGTGCATGCTGCCGCTGTCGGCGGCGCGCTTGTCGGCGTACGAGCGCAGCATGGCGCGAGCGGCTTCCGCGTCGTGGATACCGGTGCCGAAGGAGACGTGCTGTCCGATGAACGCGCGTCCGCGGTCCAGATGGGCCAGGAACTCCTCGGCGTGCCAGGACTCCAGCGGGCGCAGTTCCGCGCCGTCGTCACCGAGTGTTCTCGCGTACATTCCTCAGCTCCTCAGCCAGGGGTGGGACCGGTCACCGCCCCGGAGGGCACCCTTGGCCGGGCGCCGTCACACGGGGGTCGCGGTCGCTTTCGTCGTCATACGTCCGCGTGTGTCGGCGCGTCGCG includes:
- a CDS encoding GNAT family N-acetyltransferase, which translates into the protein MYARTLGDDGAELRPLESWHAEEFLAHLDRGRAFIGQHVSFGTGIHDAEAARAMLRSYADKRAADSGSMHGLWLDGTLVGGLLFRLFDAGTGNCELGCWLEPDAAGRGLVTRGARVLIDWAFHDRGMHRVEWVASSANKPSLRVAERLGMRREGVLRESYPYRDVRHDMEMWSVLAPEWGTRQA